A DNA window from Streptomyces canus contains the following coding sequences:
- a CDS encoding ABC transporter permease → MAWLLTRGSDRREWWRVGLTAVGAALATGFALAAVSLASLQGQYAIPVGAGLLDEPGTRAGVIVSLLLLLVPVLGFLGQCARIGALHRDRRLAGLRLAGASSAQVRRISALETGLACLLGSVLATVASVMVLLGQWRSPTALTWAGIAVIGLGVPVLGASAGALALRRVVASPLGWVRRVRSRSRRTSGLLFAGGVLLVAALAPVAVAVTAGGSPHGSRSPFEGGPLIVAGLLVVVGAAAVGLVGGTAGLMGRVLARRAGTAATLIAAERLREDPWAAARTHAAVLLVTVVGTGFVGVRQALNAELDQTRYLAADRSFYTAGLDLTAAAILVALAITLGGLAVGTVESLATRRRGLAAQAAAGVPRSVLGRALLLETALPLAPALLLGGAGGMAIGVWYARLTMDGSPVTPYAALLVPLGVYAACLLAAATSLPLLRRSVRPAELRHM, encoded by the coding sequence ATGGCCTGGCTGCTCACCCGCGGTTCCGACCGGCGGGAGTGGTGGCGGGTCGGGCTCACGGCCGTGGGCGCGGCGCTCGCGACCGGCTTCGCTCTGGCCGCCGTCTCCCTCGCCTCGCTCCAGGGGCAGTACGCCATCCCCGTCGGCGCGGGTCTCCTCGACGAGCCCGGCACCCGCGCCGGCGTGATCGTCAGCCTGCTGCTTCTGCTGGTACCGGTTCTCGGTTTCCTCGGCCAGTGCGCCCGGATCGGAGCCCTGCACCGCGACCGGCGTCTCGCGGGGCTGCGGCTGGCGGGCGCCTCGTCCGCCCAGGTACGGCGGATCTCCGCGCTGGAGACGGGCCTGGCCTGTCTGCTCGGTTCGGTGCTCGCGACGGTCGCCTCGGTGATGGTGCTGCTGGGCCAGTGGCGGAGCCCGACCGCTCTCACCTGGGCCGGGATCGCGGTGATCGGCCTCGGCGTGCCGGTGCTGGGCGCGAGCGCGGGTGCACTGGCACTGCGCCGGGTGGTCGCCTCGCCGCTGGGATGGGTGCGGCGGGTGCGGTCGCGCTCGCGACGGACGTCGGGGCTGCTGTTCGCGGGGGGAGTGCTGCTCGTGGCCGCCCTGGCTCCGGTCGCCGTGGCCGTGACCGCCGGCGGCAGCCCGCACGGCAGCAGGTCGCCGTTCGAAGGGGGACCGCTGATCGTGGCCGGTCTGCTCGTCGTGGTGGGCGCTGCCGCGGTGGGCCTCGTCGGGGGGACGGCGGGGCTGATGGGCCGGGTGCTCGCGCGCCGGGCCGGTACGGCGGCGACGCTGATCGCGGCGGAGCGGCTGCGCGAGGACCCGTGGGCGGCGGCCCGTACCCATGCGGCGGTGCTGCTGGTGACGGTCGTCGGGACGGGCTTCGTGGGTGTCCGTCAGGCGCTGAACGCCGAGCTGGACCAGACGCGGTACCTCGCGGCGGACCGCTCCTTCTACACCGCGGGCCTGGACCTGACCGCCGCCGCGATCCTCGTCGCCCTGGCGATCACTCTCGGCGGCCTCGCGGTCGGCACCGTCGAGTCCCTGGCCACCCGTCGCCGGGGCCTGGCCGCGCAGGCAGCCGCCGGGGTGCCGCGCTCGGTGCTCGGCCGGGCGCTGCTCCTGGAGACCGCCCTGCCGCTCGCCCCCGCCCTGTTGCTGGGCGGCGCCGGAGGCATGGCGATCGGCGTCTGGTACGCCCGGCTGACCATGGACGGGTCGCCCGTCACGCCGTACGCCGCCCTCCTGGTCCCGCTCGGGGTGTACGCGGCCTGCCTCCTGGCCGCCGCCACCTCACTGCCGCTGCTGCGCCGCTCGGTCCGCCCGGCGGAACTCAGGCACATGTGA
- a CDS encoding HNH endonuclease has translation MPHVLVLNASYEPLGVVPLRRALVLVLENKAVSLEESGAFMHSATVTVPAPSVVRLKRFVRVPYRGPVPLTRRALFARDGGRCMYCGGVATSVDHVIPRSRGGKHVWDNVVASCRRCNHVKADRHLFEIGWRLRHKPAPPTGLAWRIIGTGHRDPRWLPYLQPYGAEDAMARIDGISA, from the coding sequence GTGCCGCATGTCCTGGTACTCAACGCGTCGTACGAGCCCCTCGGCGTCGTACCGCTCCGCCGCGCGCTCGTCCTCGTCCTGGAGAACAAGGCGGTCTCCCTCGAGGAATCCGGCGCCTTCATGCACAGCGCGACCGTCACAGTCCCCGCACCCAGCGTGGTCCGGCTCAAGCGATTCGTCCGGGTTCCCTATCGGGGGCCCGTTCCTCTCACCCGCAGGGCGCTCTTCGCCCGCGACGGGGGCCGGTGCATGTACTGCGGTGGCGTCGCAACCAGCGTCGACCACGTCATCCCGCGCAGCCGCGGGGGCAAGCACGTCTGGGACAACGTGGTGGCGTCCTGCCGGCGCTGCAACCACGTGAAGGCCGACCGACACCTGTTCGAGATCGGCTGGCGGCTGCGCCACAAACCCGCCCCGCCCACCGGTCTGGCCTGGCGCATCATCGGCACCGGGCACAGGGACCCACGCTGGCTGCCGTACTTGCAACCGTACGGCGCCGAAGACGCCATGGCCCGGATCGACGGCATCTCTGCCTGA
- a CDS encoding mechanosensitive ion channel family protein: protein MSLSAVLLAASPSPSPSPSDTSTPAVPSLQDAQESATNAASWVEQNWSTWLAISLRVLLILVIAAVLRMVVRRAITKLIDRMNRTAQAVDGTAIGGLLVNNERRRQRSQAIGSVLRSVASFIIMGTAALMVLGAFEINLAPLLASAGVAGVAIGFGARNLVTDFLSGVFMILEDQYGVGDTIDAGVASGEVIEVGLRVTKLRGDSGEIWYVRNGEVKRIGNLSQGWATAGVDVTVRASEDLDNVKRVLGEVAEKMSKEEPWNELLWSPIEVLGLDSVLLDSMVVRVSAKTMPGKSLTVERELRWRIKRAFDAADIRIVGGTTVTAEEEAADSTAAVAPPSVFSNSESPQAAAASPLVPAPGVAQRPAAK from the coding sequence GTGTCCTTGTCCGCCGTCCTACTGGCCGCGAGTCCGTCGCCGTCGCCGTCCCCCTCGGACACCTCGACGCCGGCCGTGCCGAGTCTCCAGGACGCCCAGGAGAGCGCGACGAACGCCGCGAGCTGGGTCGAGCAGAACTGGTCGACCTGGCTGGCGATCAGCCTGCGGGTCCTGCTGATCCTGGTGATCGCCGCGGTGCTGAGAATGGTCGTGCGGCGGGCCATCACCAAGCTCATAGACCGGATGAACCGCACCGCCCAGGCGGTCGACGGCACCGCGATCGGCGGTCTGCTCGTCAACAACGAGCGCCGCCGGCAGCGCTCACAGGCCATCGGCTCGGTGCTGCGCTCGGTGGCGAGCTTCATCATCATGGGCACCGCCGCCCTGATGGTCCTGGGCGCCTTCGAGATCAACCTGGCCCCGCTGCTCGCGTCGGCCGGTGTCGCGGGTGTGGCGATCGGTTTCGGTGCCCGCAACCTCGTCACGGACTTCCTCTCCGGCGTCTTCATGATCCTGGAGGACCAGTACGGCGTCGGCGACACCATCGACGCGGGCGTGGCCTCCGGCGAGGTCATCGAGGTCGGTCTCAGGGTGACCAAGCTGCGCGGCGACAGCGGCGAGATCTGGTACGTCCGCAACGGCGAGGTCAAGCGCATCGGCAACCTCTCCCAGGGCTGGGCGACGGCCGGCGTGGACGTGACCGTGAGGGCCTCCGAGGACCTCGACAACGTGAAGCGGGTGCTGGGCGAGGTCGCCGAGAAGATGAGCAAGGAGGAGCCCTGGAACGAGCTCCTGTGGAGCCCGATCGAGGTCCTCGGCCTGGACAGCGTCCTGCTGGACTCCATGGTCGTGCGGGTCTCCGCCAAGACGATGCCCGGCAAGTCCCTCACGGTCGAGCGTGAGCTGCGCTGGCGCATCAAGCGCGCCTTCGACGCGGCGGACATCCGCATCGTCGGCGGCACGACGGTCACCGCGGAGGAGGAGGCCGCCGACTCGACCGCGGCGGTCGCGCCCCCGTCGGTCTTCTCCAACTCCGAGTCCCCGCAGGCCGCGGCGGCCTCCCCGCTGGTGCCCGCACCGGGGGTGGCGCAGCGGCCGGCGGCGAAGTAG
- a CDS encoding ROK family transcriptional regulator — protein MAGTPRTLRAMNDRAALDLLLEHGPLSRTRIGKLTGLSKPTASQLLARLEASGLVLATGTTEGRPGPNAQLYEVDPTAAYAAGLDVTPERILAAVADITGRTVGSFELPTPGRRPAQPVVRQVTDALDGAVKAAGLARGDVHRLVIGTPGAFDPGTGRLRYASHLPGWHTPALLGELAAALPMPVEYENDVNLVAVAEQRLGAARGHEDFVLLWNEGGLGAALVLGGRLHRGWTGGAGEVGFLPVPGAPLVRQVRKANSGGYQELAGSQAIPHLARELGMTDIPSGPYAEVAAALVERAATEDTVLNRLLLETYATRLATGLASLVSVLDPELVVLSGASLTAGGDTLRALVQAELEELAASRPRLVVGDVHEHPVLRGALESALAATRDEVFDTSR, from the coding sequence ATGGCAGGCACACCACGCACACTCCGCGCCATGAACGACCGTGCCGCGCTCGACCTCCTGCTGGAGCACGGCCCCCTCTCCCGTACGCGGATCGGCAAGCTCACCGGCCTCTCCAAGCCGACCGCGTCCCAGCTCCTGGCCCGCCTGGAGGCGTCGGGCCTCGTCCTCGCCACCGGTACCACCGAGGGCAGGCCCGGTCCCAACGCCCAGCTGTACGAGGTCGACCCGACCGCCGCGTACGCCGCCGGGCTCGACGTCACCCCCGAACGCATCCTCGCCGCGGTCGCCGACATCACCGGCCGCACGGTCGGATCCTTCGAACTGCCGACCCCGGGACGCAGGCCAGCCCAGCCCGTCGTCCGGCAGGTCACCGACGCCCTCGACGGCGCGGTCAAGGCGGCGGGACTCGCCCGCGGCGACGTCCACCGGCTCGTCATCGGCACGCCGGGCGCCTTCGACCCGGGCACGGGCCGACTGCGCTACGCCTCCCACCTGCCCGGCTGGCACACCCCCGCCCTCCTCGGCGAACTCGCCGCCGCCCTGCCCATGCCGGTCGAGTACGAGAACGACGTCAACCTCGTGGCCGTGGCCGAACAACGGCTCGGGGCGGCCCGCGGGCACGAGGACTTCGTGCTGCTGTGGAACGAGGGCGGTCTCGGTGCCGCCCTGGTCCTGGGCGGACGGCTGCACCGCGGCTGGACCGGCGGCGCGGGAGAGGTGGGTTTCCTGCCGGTTCCCGGAGCACCCCTGGTGCGGCAGGTGAGGAAAGCCAACAGCGGTGGCTATCAGGAGCTTGCGGGCTCCCAGGCCATCCCCCACCTCGCCCGTGAGCTCGGTATGACGGACATCCCCTCGGGGCCGTACGCCGAGGTCGCCGCCGCCCTCGTCGAGCGTGCCGCCACCGAGGACACCGTCCTGAACCGGCTGCTCCTGGAGACCTACGCCACCCGACTGGCCACCGGTCTCGCCTCCCTCGTCTCCGTCCTCGATCCCGAACTCGTCGTCCTCAGCGGTGCCTCGCTCACCGCCGGCGGCGATACCCTGCGCGCCCTCGTCCAGGCCGAGCTGGAGGAACTGGCAGCCTCCCGCCCCCGGCTGGTCGTCGGCGACGTCCATGAACACCCCGTGCTGCGCGGCGCGCTGGAGAGCGCGCTCGCGGCCACCCGCGACGAGGTCTTCGACACCTCGCGCTGA
- a CDS encoding ABC transporter substrate-binding protein, which yields MRTAIPSVARKAAFVLTVSAVLVTTACTGQSSSGAEDDASKETTINFWHAWSADSEVAGVKALVAGFEKAHPNIHVNVVGNMTDDKINQALRTGGDKAPDVISSFTTNNVGRFCSSGALTDLNPFFKKSGIDPEKTFPAAMNGYTQFDGDRCAVPLLGDAYGLYYNKTAFEKAGITSPPKTWSEFEADAKKLTIAQGATYKQLGFMPNYHGWETTTEHYLGQFSPTYFDKSGKSTVATDPAVSAAFTLQKKLVDELGGYKKLEKYRAGLGDEWGPKHPFQTGQVAMQLDGEWRLGMAVDAKPGFDIGVAPLPVPDDQADQYGKGYITGTIAGIAANSTKQNAAWEFLKYITTDTDAVVGFSNAIHNVPSTLAALKSPKLKYDPRFKTFLDIAANPNSTTAPSSINGGVYLTTIQELGYAYESGKVTDLKKGLADAAQQIDTDIAQAK from the coding sequence ATGCGCACAGCCATACCCTCAGTCGCCCGAAAAGCGGCCTTTGTCCTGACCGTGTCCGCGGTGCTCGTCACCACCGCCTGTACCGGCCAGTCCTCCTCCGGCGCCGAGGACGACGCCTCGAAGGAGACGACCATCAACTTCTGGCACGCCTGGAGCGCGGACTCCGAGGTGGCGGGAGTGAAGGCGCTGGTCGCCGGTTTCGAGAAGGCGCACCCCAACATTCACGTCAACGTCGTCGGCAACATGACCGACGACAAGATCAACCAGGCGCTGCGCACGGGCGGCGACAAGGCCCCGGACGTGATCTCGTCGTTCACCACGAACAACGTGGGCAGGTTCTGCTCCTCGGGCGCGCTGACCGACCTCAACCCGTTCTTCAAGAAGTCGGGCATCGACCCGGAGAAGACCTTCCCGGCCGCGATGAACGGGTACACGCAGTTCGACGGCGACCGCTGTGCCGTGCCGCTCCTCGGCGACGCGTACGGGCTCTACTACAACAAGACCGCCTTCGAGAAGGCCGGCATCACCTCGCCGCCGAAGACCTGGTCGGAGTTCGAGGCCGACGCCAAGAAGCTGACGATCGCCCAGGGCGCCACGTACAAGCAGCTCGGCTTCATGCCGAACTACCACGGCTGGGAGACGACGACCGAGCACTACCTGGGCCAGTTCTCGCCCACCTACTTCGACAAGTCGGGCAAGTCCACGGTCGCCACCGACCCGGCCGTCTCCGCCGCCTTCACCCTCCAGAAGAAGCTCGTCGACGAACTCGGCGGCTACAAGAAGCTGGAGAAGTACCGTGCGGGGCTCGGCGACGAGTGGGGCCCCAAGCACCCCTTCCAGACCGGCCAGGTCGCCATGCAGCTCGACGGTGAGTGGCGGCTCGGCATGGCCGTGGACGCCAAGCCCGGCTTCGACATCGGCGTCGCCCCGCTGCCCGTCCCCGACGACCAGGCGGACCAGTACGGCAAGGGCTACATCACCGGCACCATCGCCGGCATCGCCGCCAACAGCACCAAGCAGAACGCGGCCTGGGAGTTCCTGAAGTACATCACCACGGACACGGACGCGGTGGTCGGCTTCTCCAACGCCATCCACAACGTGCCCTCGACGCTCGCGGCCCTGAAGTCCCCGAAGCTGAAGTACGACCCGCGCTTCAAGACCTTCCTCGACATCGCCGCGAACCCGAACTCGACGACCGCCCCGTCCTCGATCAACGGCGGTGTGTACCTCACCACCATCCAGGAGCTCGGCTACGCCTACGAGAGCGGCAAGGTCACCGACCTCAAGAAGGGCCTCGCCGACGCGGCCCAGCAGATCGACACGGACATCGCGCAGGCGAAGTAG
- a CDS encoding carbohydrate ABC transporter permease: MSTVTLASKRRRSALRTIAFMSPWLVGFTVFFAYPLLSTLYFSFMHYDGFKPPTWSGTKNWTYVFEHYPFFWPALRNTLWLVVVMVSLRVVFGLGVGLLITKIKTGTGIFRTLFYLPYLAPPVAATMAFAFLLNPGTGPVNSVLEKVGIPAPGWFNDPTWSKPALTLLALWGIGDLMVIFMAALLDVPQEQYEAAELDGASAWQRFRFVTLPNISPIVMFAVVTGVIQTMQYYTQPLIAGKVASGVIQGAGTQFEPGYPDKSTLTLPQLVYNLGFQRFDYGSACVVALVLFALSMVFTAFLMRRRGGLIQAGD, encoded by the coding sequence ATGAGCACCGTCACTCTGGCGTCGAAGCGCCGCCGGTCGGCGCTTCGGACCATCGCCTTCATGTCGCCCTGGCTGGTCGGCTTCACGGTCTTCTTCGCCTACCCGCTGCTGTCGACCCTCTACTTCTCGTTCATGCACTACGACGGCTTCAAGCCGCCGACCTGGAGCGGGACGAAGAACTGGACCTACGTCTTCGAGCACTACCCCTTCTTCTGGCCGGCCCTGCGCAACACTCTGTGGCTGGTCGTGGTGATGGTCTCCCTCCGGGTCGTCTTCGGCCTCGGGGTCGGACTGCTCATCACGAAGATCAAGACGGGTACCGGGATCTTCCGGACGCTCTTCTACCTGCCGTATCTGGCCCCGCCCGTCGCGGCCACCATGGCTTTCGCGTTCCTCCTCAACCCCGGTACGGGACCGGTCAACTCGGTCCTGGAGAAGGTCGGCATCCCGGCCCCCGGCTGGTTCAACGACCCCACCTGGTCGAAGCCGGCCCTCACCCTGCTCGCCCTGTGGGGCATCGGCGACCTGATGGTCATCTTCATGGCCGCGCTGCTCGACGTGCCGCAGGAGCAGTACGAGGCCGCTGAGCTGGACGGGGCGTCGGCGTGGCAGCGGTTCCGGTTCGTCACCCTTCCCAACATTTCGCCGATCGTGATGTTCGCCGTGGTCACCGGCGTGATCCAGACGATGCAGTACTACACACAGCCACTCATCGCCGGAAAGGTCGCCTCGGGTGTGATCCAGGGCGCGGGCACGCAGTTCGAGCCCGGCTACCCGGACAAGTCCACGCTGACCCTCCCCCAGCTCGTCTACAACCTCGGCTTCCAGCGCTTCGACTACGGCTCCGCGTGTGTCGTCGCCCTCGTCCTCTTCGCCCTGTCGATGGTGTTCACCGCGTTCCTGATGCGGCGCCGGGGCGGTCTCATCCAGGCAGGTGACTGA
- a CDS encoding carbohydrate ABC transporter permease — protein MTQVLDRPVELKNPASPAERTARRKAALEWVAIHSLGLAAALFFTLPFVFVFLTSLMSDTQALSRDLIPHTWEWGNYQRVFDTPGFVTWWRNTLVYAGLGTVLTVVSSIPVAYALAKFRFRGRNLSLMLVISMMMLPPQVVIIPMYLFWAKQLDLSGTLWPLIIPMAFGDAFSIFLLRQFLMTIPNEYVDAAKVDGCGDFRTLIRVVIPMARPGIAAVALFQFFYAWNDYFGPQIYASENQNAWTLSYGLESFKGMHHTDWNLTMAATVLVMAPVILVFFFAQKAFVEGVTLTGVKG, from the coding sequence ATGACCCAAGTACTGGACCGGCCGGTGGAGTTGAAGAATCCGGCCTCGCCCGCAGAGCGCACCGCCCGGCGCAAGGCCGCCCTGGAGTGGGTCGCGATCCATTCCCTCGGCCTCGCCGCGGCCCTCTTCTTCACGCTGCCCTTCGTGTTCGTGTTCCTGACCTCGCTGATGAGCGACACCCAGGCCCTCAGCCGCGATCTGATCCCGCACACCTGGGAATGGGGCAACTACCAGCGGGTCTTCGACACCCCGGGCTTTGTGACCTGGTGGCGCAACACGCTGGTCTACGCGGGACTGGGGACAGTCCTTACGGTCGTGTCGTCGATCCCGGTGGCGTACGCGCTCGCCAAGTTCCGCTTCCGGGGCCGCAATCTCTCCCTGATGCTGGTCATCTCGATGATGATGCTGCCGCCGCAGGTCGTCATCATCCCGATGTACCTGTTCTGGGCGAAGCAGCTGGATCTGTCGGGCACCCTGTGGCCGCTGATCATCCCGATGGCGTTCGGGGACGCGTTCTCGATCTTCCTGCTCCGGCAGTTCCTGATGACGATCCCGAACGAGTACGTGGACGCGGCGAAGGTCGACGGCTGCGGCGACTTCCGCACCCTGATACGGGTCGTGATCCCCATGGCGAGGCCCGGGATCGCCGCGGTGGCCCTCTTCCAGTTCTTCTACGCCTGGAACGACTACTTCGGCCCGCAGATCTACGCCTCGGAGAACCAGAACGCCTGGACGCTGAGTTACGGCCTGGAGTCCTTCAAGGGCATGCACCACACCGACTGGAACCTCACCATGGCCGCGACCGTGCTGGTCATGGCCCCCGTGATCCTCGTGTTCTTCTTCGCGCAGAAGGCGTTCGTCGAGGGCGTCACGCTGACCGGAGTGAAGGGTTAA
- a CDS encoding AAA family ATPase, with the protein MRGVRVVMIGGTSNTGKSTVAGALAERLGFEHRSTDLLARHPGRPWRTPEREVPAHVAEHYTTLAVDELIDSVLAHYERLWPRIEELVRTHATGPGLVLEGSALWPERVATLDVPHTAAVWLTADEDVVRARIRAAGRYDAATREERFLTDKFLARSVRYQSLMVEAVDRLGPARVDVGKDRSVSEVADAVLAQAS; encoded by the coding sequence GTGCGCGGGGTGCGAGTGGTGATGATCGGCGGAACGTCCAATACCGGCAAGTCCACGGTCGCCGGGGCGCTGGCCGAACGGCTCGGCTTCGAGCATCGGTCGACGGACCTGCTGGCGAGACACCCGGGGCGCCCCTGGCGCACGCCGGAGCGAGAGGTGCCGGCGCATGTGGCCGAGCACTACACGACGCTCGCCGTCGACGAGCTGATCGACTCGGTCCTCGCCCACTACGAGCGGCTCTGGCCCCGCATCGAGGAACTGGTCAGGACGCACGCCACCGGACCGGGCCTGGTCCTTGAGGGCTCGGCGCTCTGGCCGGAGCGGGTCGCGACGCTGGACGTGCCGCACACGGCCGCCGTATGGCTCACCGCTGACGAGGACGTCGTACGCGCCCGGATCCGTGCGGCCGGGCGCTACGACGCAGCGACGCGGGAGGAACGGTTCCTGACGGACAAGTTCCTCGCCCGCAGTGTGCGTTACCAGTCGCTGATGGTGGAGGCCGTGGACCGGCTGGGGCCGGCCCGCGTCGACGTCGGGAAGGACAGGTCCGTCTCCGAGGTGGCCGACGCGGTGCTCGCTCAGGCCTCGTAG
- a CDS encoding glutamate ABC transporter substrate-binding protein, translated as MRMRGRVRAGLRGWGGVGAMAVVCGLVLAFALLLPVARSHGDGSTGTGGPGVTRADQVADGDPCTNPAIKAHPEEQTLSPSSADGPTIDKIKARQGEKRKLIVGVDQNSYRWGYRNPNGGPTADLEGFDIDLVHRIAQDVLGDPNAVQFKAIPTNQRIPAIQEGRVDMVVRTMTINCKRLADVAFSAPYFKTGQQVLAPKSSDIKGYDGTLAKKKICTAEGSTAFSQLDEDKKSGKLVASADLRTTVPNQLDCLVRLQLGEVDAVVTDGALAASQAAQDPTVELKGSPFTTEYYGVAMKKDADDLVRRVNQILVDYRKDTTDGWQASYNRWLSATLNKDSAKSEPPAPQYLRTS; from the coding sequence ATGCGGATGCGTGGACGTGTACGGGCCGGTCTCAGGGGCTGGGGCGGCGTCGGGGCGATGGCGGTCGTCTGCGGTCTGGTGCTCGCCTTCGCACTGCTCCTGCCGGTGGCCCGGTCGCACGGCGACGGCAGCACGGGCACCGGCGGGCCGGGCGTGACCCGTGCCGATCAGGTCGCGGACGGCGATCCCTGCACGAATCCGGCGATCAAGGCGCACCCGGAGGAGCAGACGCTGTCCCCGTCGAGCGCAGACGGCCCGACCATAGACAAGATCAAGGCCCGGCAGGGCGAGAAGCGCAAGCTGATCGTCGGCGTCGACCAGAACAGCTACCGCTGGGGCTACCGCAACCCCAACGGCGGCCCGACGGCCGACCTGGAGGGTTTCGACATCGACCTGGTGCACCGGATCGCGCAGGACGTCCTCGGTGACCCGAACGCCGTGCAGTTCAAGGCGATCCCCACCAACCAGCGCATCCCGGCGATCCAGGAGGGCCGGGTCGACATGGTGGTGCGCACGATGACGATCAACTGCAAGCGCCTGGCCGACGTGGCGTTCTCCGCGCCGTACTTCAAGACGGGGCAGCAGGTCCTCGCCCCCAAGTCCTCGGACATCAAGGGCTACGACGGCACGCTGGCGAAAAAGAAGATCTGCACGGCGGAGGGTTCGACCGCCTTCAGCCAGCTGGACGAGGACAAGAAGTCGGGGAAGCTCGTCGCCTCCGCGGACCTCAGGACCACCGTTCCCAACCAACTCGACTGCCTCGTCAGGCTCCAGCTCGGCGAGGTCGACGCCGTGGTCACCGACGGCGCCCTCGCCGCCAGCCAGGCCGCCCAGGACCCCACGGTCGAACTGAAAGGCTCGCCCTTCACCACCGAGTACTACGGCGTGGCGATGAAGAAGGACGCCGACGATCTGGTACGCCGGGTCAACCAGATTCTTGTGGACTACCGCAAGGACACCACCGACGGCTGGCAGGCGTCGTACAACCGGTGGCTGTCGGCCACACTGAACAAGGACTCGGCGAAGTCGGAGCCGCCCGCACCGCAGTACCTGCGCACCAGCTGA